One segment of Streptomyces bathyalis DNA contains the following:
- a CDS encoding GntR family transcriptional regulator produces MGTTQLDAVPEPKYWHLKTVLSDALDSEFEVGEILPNERELAARFGVARATLRQALEQLELEGRLQRRRGVGTTVAPPRFGVDVGPGEQGWPGAPDDAWQTGESEETTAPAAVAALLGRDADEPVHSVRRTRMTHGQPVATELLYVPHSSVPGLPAMDSTGGTARGRAVLRELHRLELDGQERTVELGSVRADDARQLDRLPGAPVLVVTTRYVSQGVTAAVSVSTYRADTCRLTFGEKVREPVVPAPEGPAPEAAPRRHRAATAGRLSHR; encoded by the coding sequence GTGGGGACCACTCAGCTGGACGCGGTGCCGGAGCCGAAGTACTGGCACTTGAAGACCGTGCTGTCGGACGCGCTGGACTCCGAGTTCGAGGTCGGCGAGATCCTTCCCAACGAGCGCGAACTGGCCGCACGCTTCGGCGTCGCGCGCGCCACCCTCCGTCAGGCCCTGGAACAGCTCGAACTCGAAGGCCGCCTGCAGCGCCGCCGTGGCGTCGGCACCACCGTCGCGCCGCCCCGCTTCGGCGTGGACGTCGGCCCCGGTGAGCAGGGCTGGCCCGGTGCTCCGGATGACGCGTGGCAGACCGGCGAGAGCGAGGAGACGACCGCGCCCGCCGCCGTGGCCGCGCTTCTGGGCCGCGACGCGGACGAACCCGTGCACTCGGTGCGGCGTACCCGCATGACGCACGGTCAGCCTGTGGCGACCGAACTGCTCTATGTCCCGCACTCCTCGGTGCCCGGGCTGCCGGCCATGGACTCGACCGGGGGTACCGCGCGCGGCCGAGCCGTGCTGCGCGAACTGCATCGCCTCGAACTGGACGGCCAGGAGCGCACCGTGGAACTCGGCTCCGTGCGCGCCGACGACGCCCGTCAGCTCGACCGGCTGCCCGGCGCTCCCGTGCTGGTCGTCACCACCCGCTACGTCTCACAGGGCGTCACCGCCGCCGTCTCGGTCTCCACCTACCGCGCCGACACCTGCCGCCTCACCTTCGGCGAGAAGGTGCGCGAGCCGGTCGTGCCGGCCCCGGAGGGCCCGGCGCCGGAGGCTGCGCCGCGGCGCCACCGCGCCGCGACCGCGGGACGTCTCAGCCACCGCTGA